One Micromonospora craniellae genomic region harbors:
- a CDS encoding non-ribosomal peptide synthetase produces the protein MSAHRATKGIEDVYELTPIQQGLLFEQLKRPEAGVYIEQLVLTFAGTLDTDAFGWAWQRVVDRHPVLRTSFHWRAEGQPLQVVHSAAELPVEVLDWREVPLAEQQARLQTWLDRERVEGFDLAKAPLMQISVVHSEPETWWCVWRLSHLLMDGWSFAIAITDFVAAYRSRRLGGEPVWGPMRPYRDYAAWWRARDGGDSVEFWRAELAGYQPPEPLFIDGTPPGPGEPSHGFVELSLADIEPGLVELGRAHQLTMNTVVQGAWLIVLAHHYGTTDVACGFTMAHRPASLHGGETILGPLIATMPVRERLEMTRAAVSWLRGLQVHIAAVRDHTTLPLFEVQRLLGLPLDVPLLESSVSYENTPMPDFALQETGMKFTDLSYDGRPHYPITMVIMPGDGMPLRVIYDRGRFSAEAAQRFCDQVRTVLATLVRRPDLTLGELSPAAAVVEPVSGGTGLALDTRPLHETLAEHARRNPDAEAVVFGEHRRTYRQLDAYGDAVAHRLSAAGVRPGDRVGLLAERSDLLVAAVVGVFKAGAAYVPLDPGLPGARLAEMVADAGVRVVVATTDLAERVPAGVTTLVLGDDWQAETEGERLPAVSAEDPAYLIFTSGSTGRPKGVVVSHLNVQSLLSAGRELFGFADSDVWTMSHSFAFDYSVWEMWGALANGATLVVVPRQTVWSPEDYHRLVITEQVTVSSQTPTLFEHFAAVDAAEAGLDDEATSALRCVFIGGDRLHTSALRGWIERHGDERPRIYNLYGVTEATVVSTFHRVTADTVRDDTPAPIGVALPNQRAYLLDERDRPVPQGARGELCVAGDAVALGYHDRPELTGARFGAEPVPPGARMYRTGDLARVLPDGTLCYSGRADTQVKIRGYRVELGEVESALRAHPAVRAAVATTRRTQAGAVDLVAYVTPVDFDDVPASALLREFVARVLPEHMVPVAVGWLDELPTTVGGKIDLRSLPDLAAARGELVEPATETERDLAVLVTGLLGVDAIGMRDRFADLGLHSAHLMRLMSVLRTRWGVSVPLHELYVTPTVEALASLVERVRR, from the coding sequence GTGAGCGCCCATCGGGCCACCAAGGGCATCGAGGATGTCTACGAACTGACCCCCATCCAGCAAGGTCTGCTGTTCGAGCAGCTCAAGCGACCAGAAGCCGGCGTCTACATCGAACAGCTCGTGCTGACCTTCGCCGGCACCCTGGATACCGATGCGTTCGGCTGGGCGTGGCAGCGGGTCGTCGACCGGCATCCGGTCCTGCGGACCTCCTTCCACTGGCGTGCCGAGGGTCAGCCGCTTCAGGTCGTGCACTCCGCAGCCGAACTGCCCGTCGAGGTCCTGGACTGGCGTGAAGTCCCGCTCGCCGAGCAGCAGGCACGCCTGCAAACCTGGTTGGACCGCGAGCGGGTCGAGGGGTTCGACCTGGCCAAGGCTCCGTTGATGCAGATCTCCGTGGTGCACAGCGAGCCGGAGACCTGGTGGTGCGTCTGGCGCCTGTCCCACCTTCTGATGGATGGCTGGTCGTTCGCCATCGCCATCACCGACTTCGTCGCCGCCTACCGGTCGCGGCGCCTGGGTGGGGAGCCAGTGTGGGGTCCGATGCGCCCCTACCGGGACTACGCGGCCTGGTGGCGCGCGCGGGACGGCGGGGACAGCGTGGAGTTCTGGCGGGCCGAGCTGGCGGGGTACCAGCCGCCGGAGCCGCTGTTCATCGATGGCACCCCACCAGGGCCGGGTGAGCCGAGCCACGGATTCGTGGAACTGAGCCTGGCTGACATCGAACCCGGCTTGGTCGAGCTGGGTCGGGCTCACCAGCTCACCATGAACACCGTCGTGCAGGGCGCCTGGTTGATTGTGCTCGCCCACCACTACGGCACCACCGACGTGGCGTGCGGCTTCACCATGGCACACCGGCCTGCATCGTTGCACGGCGGCGAGACCATTCTCGGCCCGCTGATCGCCACCATGCCAGTGCGGGAGAGACTGGAGATGACTCGGGCGGCGGTGTCCTGGCTGCGGGGCCTCCAGGTGCACATCGCCGCCGTCCGCGACCACACGACGCTACCGCTGTTCGAGGTGCAGCGCCTGCTCGGCCTCCCGCTGGATGTGCCGCTGCTGGAAAGCAGCGTGTCGTACGAGAACACGCCGATGCCGGACTTCGCCTTGCAGGAGACCGGTATGAAGTTCACCGATCTGAGCTACGACGGCCGCCCGCACTACCCGATCACGATGGTGATCATGCCTGGCGACGGCATGCCGCTCCGAGTGATCTACGACCGTGGCCGGTTCTCCGCCGAGGCCGCACAGCGGTTCTGCGACCAGGTGAGAACCGTGCTGGCGACCCTGGTGCGGCGGCCCGACCTGACCCTGGGTGAACTGTCCCCCGCGGCGGCGGTCGTCGAGCCGGTCAGCGGCGGCACCGGCCTGGCGCTGGACACGCGACCGCTGCACGAGACCCTCGCCGAGCACGCCCGCCGGAACCCGGACGCCGAGGCCGTCGTCTTCGGCGAACACCGTCGTACCTACCGCCAGCTCGACGCGTACGGTGATGCCGTCGCTCACCGGTTGAGTGCCGCCGGGGTGCGTCCCGGTGACCGGGTCGGCCTCCTCGCGGAGCGTTCGGATCTGCTGGTGGCCGCCGTGGTCGGGGTGTTCAAGGCCGGAGCGGCCTATGTACCTCTCGATCCCGGCCTGCCCGGCGCGCGGCTGGCCGAGATGGTCGCAGACGCGGGGGTACGCGTCGTCGTCGCCACCACTGACCTCGCCGAGCGGGTACCTGCCGGCGTGACCACCCTCGTGCTGGGCGACGATTGGCAGGCGGAGACAGAGGGCGAGCGGCTGCCCGCCGTGTCCGCCGAGGATCCGGCCTATCTGATCTTCACCTCCGGATCGACCGGCCGGCCCAAGGGCGTCGTCGTCTCGCACCTGAACGTGCAGAGTCTCCTGTCGGCTGGACGTGAGTTGTTCGGTTTCGCCGACAGCGACGTGTGGACCATGAGTCACTCCTTCGCCTTCGACTACTCGGTGTGGGAGATGTGGGGGGCGCTGGCCAACGGCGCCACGCTGGTTGTCGTACCTCGACAGACCGTGTGGTCGCCCGAGGACTACCACCGACTGGTGATCACCGAGCAGGTCACCGTGTCCAGCCAGACGCCCACGCTGTTCGAGCACTTCGCCGCCGTCGACGCGGCCGAAGCCGGGCTGGACGACGAGGCGACGTCGGCACTGCGGTGTGTCTTCATCGGTGGCGACCGGCTGCACACCTCCGCGCTGCGCGGCTGGATCGAGCGCCACGGCGACGAACGTCCCCGCATCTACAACCTGTACGGCGTCACCGAGGCCACAGTGGTGTCCACCTTCCACCGTGTCACCGCCGACACCGTACGCGACGACACGCCGGCACCTATCGGCGTGGCCCTGCCCAACCAGCGGGCCTACCTGCTCGACGAACGAGACCGTCCGGTCCCGCAGGGCGCGCGTGGTGAACTGTGCGTGGCGGGCGACGCCGTGGCTCTGGGATACCACGACCGGCCGGAGCTCACGGGAGCCCGATTCGGTGCCGAGCCGGTGCCGCCCGGCGCGCGTATGTACCGGACCGGCGACCTCGCCCGGGTTCTGCCCGACGGAACGTTGTGCTACTCCGGTCGTGCCGACACCCAGGTCAAGATCCGTGGCTACCGGGTGGAACTCGGCGAGGTGGAGTCTGCGTTGCGGGCACACCCGGCCGTGCGTGCGGCGGTCGCCACCACCCGGAGGACGCAGGCCGGCGCCGTCGACCTGGTGGCCTACGTGACTCCGGTGGACTTCGACGACGTGCCCGCCTCCGCGTTGCTTCGCGAGTTCGTCGCACGCGTCCTGCCCGAGCACATGGTGCCGGTGGCGGTCGGTTGGCTGGACGAACTACCCACCACGGTCGGCGGCAAGATCGATTTGAGGTCGCTACCCGATCTCGCTGCCGCCCGGGGCGAGCTGGTCGAGCCCGCCACCGAGACCGAGCGTGACCTTGCCGTGTTGGTGACCGGACTGCTGGGTGTCGATGCGATCGGTATGCGTGATCGTTTCGCTGATCTGGGACTGCACTCGGCGCACCTCATGCGGCTGATGAGCGTACTTCGTACCCGGTGGGGCGTGTCCGTCCCGCTGCACGAGCTCTATGTCACACCGACTGTGGAAGCGCTCGCGAGCCTGGTCGAGAGGGTGCGCCGATGA
- a CDS encoding acyl-CoA dehydrogenase family protein yields the protein MTLTDPGQTSAELRTDSNGPADEQWRRRIRAFATREVAPLSAEMDRDADLHPELRGKLFTEGLMAIEAPTRYGGGGGSLMQVVLAIEEIARVDPGVAVAVDVQNALIVATLLRQGTGDQKRRHLPLLATRHVGAFALSEEQAGSDALALATTATPVRGGFRLNGRKRWTSNARQADLFLVFARAEGHGTSAFLVERSTAGVAVEPRAEQLGVRAAATADLVLTDVPVRAGACLGGLGRGDGVAIAALDIGRVGIAAQLVGLAQGALDEAVAYSRQREQFGQRISSFQGVQFVLAETATEIAAARALLYEVTRAVAGDTDVAERLRLSAMAKLFASQVAERAASRAVEVLGGNGYTREYPVERFYRDAKAGRIYEGTSNILLRAIAGSLPQERP from the coding sequence ATGACGCTCACCGACCCCGGCCAGACCAGTGCCGAGCTGCGGACGGACAGCAACGGCCCGGCCGACGAACAGTGGCGCCGCCGGATCCGAGCCTTCGCGACACGGGAGGTCGCGCCACTCTCCGCCGAGATGGACCGGGATGCCGACCTCCACCCCGAACTGCGCGGAAAGCTCTTCACCGAGGGACTGATGGCGATCGAGGCTCCTACCCGTTACGGCGGCGGTGGCGGGTCGCTCATGCAGGTGGTGCTGGCCATCGAGGAGATCGCTCGGGTCGATCCCGGCGTCGCCGTCGCGGTCGACGTGCAGAACGCGTTGATCGTGGCGACCCTGCTGAGACAGGGCACCGGCGACCAGAAGCGCAGACACCTGCCGCTGCTCGCCACCCGACACGTCGGCGCGTTCGCGCTGTCGGAGGAACAGGCGGGCAGCGACGCGCTGGCCCTTGCGACCACGGCGACGCCCGTTCGAGGCGGCTTCCGGCTCAACGGTCGCAAGCGGTGGACGAGCAACGCGCGGCAAGCTGACCTGTTCCTGGTCTTCGCCCGAGCCGAAGGACACGGCACCTCTGCCTTCCTGGTCGAGCGCAGCACCGCCGGGGTGGCAGTCGAGCCACGCGCCGAGCAGTTGGGGGTACGTGCCGCGGCCACCGCCGATCTGGTGCTCACCGATGTCCCTGTGCGGGCCGGTGCCTGCCTCGGCGGACTCGGGCGCGGCGACGGGGTGGCCATCGCCGCACTGGACATCGGCCGTGTCGGTATCGCGGCGCAGTTGGTCGGACTGGCACAGGGCGCCCTGGACGAGGCGGTCGCCTACAGCAGACAGCGTGAGCAGTTCGGGCAGCGCATCAGCAGTTTCCAGGGTGTGCAGTTCGTGCTGGCGGAGACCGCCACCGAGATCGCCGCCGCGCGGGCGCTGCTCTACGAGGTGACCAGGGCGGTGGCCGGCGACACCGATGTCGCCGAGCGGCTGCGACTGTCGGCCATGGCGAAACTCTTCGCCTCCCAGGTCGCCGAGCGGGCCGCCTCCCGCGCGGTGGAGGTGCTGGGCGGTAACGGCTACACCCGGGAATACCCGGTCGAGCGGTTCTATCGCGATGCCAAGGCGGGTCGCATCTATGAGGGAACGTCGAACATCCTGCTCCGTGCGATCGCGGGCTCGCTCCCGCAGGAGCGGCCGTGA
- a CDS encoding thioesterase II family protein, producing MRGSSHDVRLYCLAHACGDARMYAPWSALLPEHVEVRPVQLPGRGDRVRDRPRRTLPEVLDVVLDAVDTREPYALFGHSLGALLAFEVADRLRERPPVRLFVSGHRAPHLPDRERPIRHLPDEEFVAGLAGLGGIPEVVLEHPEFLRMLLPAMRADLTVAETYRYRDRPVLDCPISVFGGSDDPTVIHDDLIPWIRHTTDVCRITLFPGNHFYLTADPRPVLSAVADGLAGESRSMGGFPAR from the coding sequence GTGAGGGGGAGCAGTCATGACGTCCGGCTGTACTGCCTGGCCCATGCCTGCGGTGACGCGCGGATGTACGCGCCGTGGTCCGCGCTGTTGCCGGAGCACGTCGAGGTGCGCCCGGTGCAGTTGCCCGGCCGTGGTGACCGGGTGCGGGATCGCCCCCGCCGGACCTTGCCGGAGGTGTTGGACGTGGTGTTGGACGCCGTGGACACCCGCGAGCCCTACGCGCTGTTCGGGCACAGTCTCGGTGCGTTGCTGGCGTTCGAGGTCGCCGACCGGTTGCGGGAGCGCCCGCCGGTGCGGCTGTTCGTCTCCGGCCATCGTGCACCGCATCTGCCCGACCGCGAGCGGCCGATCCGCCACCTGCCGGACGAGGAGTTCGTCGCCGGACTCGCCGGCCTCGGTGGGATACCCGAGGTCGTGCTGGAGCATCCGGAGTTCCTGCGGATGCTCCTGCCCGCGATGCGTGCCGACCTCACCGTGGCCGAGACCTATCGCTACCGGGACCGGCCGGTACTGGACTGCCCGATCTCGGTCTTCGGCGGCAGTGACGACCCGACCGTGATTCACGACGACCTGATTCCCTGGATCCGGCACACCACCGACGTCTGCCGGATCACCCTGTTTCCTGGGAATCACTTCTACCTGACCGCCGACCCTCGGCCGGTTCTGTCTGCGGTGGCCGACGGGCTGGCCGGGGAGTCGCGCTCCATGGGTGGATTCCCGGCCAGGTAG
- a CDS encoding response regulator transcription factor: protein MSHPTHQDEGLVAAMKSLDEVLAHFQMIGELARDARDRLASACPEPLPVREPAPAAALPARQSVQLTRRQQQVLELLMQGVTNRRISRTLHITEQTVKAHLHMIYRKLGAADRTEAVVIAMRSTMVPTRPRADRPYLAGNPPMERDSPASPSATADRTGRGSAVR, encoded by the coding sequence ATGTCTCACCCGACCCACCAGGACGAGGGCCTCGTCGCCGCCATGAAGAGCCTCGATGAGGTGCTGGCTCACTTTCAGATGATCGGTGAGTTGGCCCGCGACGCCCGTGACAGGCTGGCCTCGGCCTGTCCAGAGCCGCTGCCGGTGCGCGAACCCGCACCCGCAGCGGCACTTCCCGCTCGCCAGAGCGTTCAGCTCACCCGCCGCCAGCAGCAGGTGCTCGAACTGCTGATGCAGGGCGTGACGAACCGCCGGATCAGCCGGACGCTGCACATCACCGAGCAGACCGTGAAGGCTCACCTGCACATGATCTACCGCAAGCTCGGCGCGGCCGACCGCACCGAGGCGGTGGTCATAGCCATGCGCTCGACGATGGTGCCGACGCGTCCGCGCGCCGACCGCCCCTACCTGGCCGGGAATCCACCCATGGAGCGCGACTCCCCGGCCAGCCCGTCGGCCACCGCAGACAGAACCGGCCGAGGGTCGGCGGTCAGGTAG
- a CDS encoding metal-dependent hydrolase family protein, translated as MSEATLVLADKRIAYAGPRSQAPPVEPDETSWSVPVVMPGMWDCHTHFSGLSDVVSTERMMLTRSEVATARSVADAAVVLRAGFTSVRELGGYGVYLAQVINEGTVPGPSTYAAGRVISPTGGHSDAHSLPHEWATDPQRANGMLHLADGVPDCLRAVRLQLRMGAEVIKVCTSGGVISELDHPAHQQFSPDELRAIVEEADRADRVVAAHCHGRSGIVAALAAGCRTIEHGTELDEETAVAMRDADAILVPTRTAFEGFLGQRDILPPAARTKLERLEARHREAMSIAVAAGVRIALGTDLGTRASDSPLAWGRNGGEFGHLVAAGLSPLQAIEAGTATGPLTLGRRGPRSGRLVEGYDADVIALAADPLHDVSVLARPDDITHVWKYGALAKGPTGYLGQRTT; from the coding sequence GTGTCCGAAGCCACCCTGGTACTCGCGGACAAGCGGATCGCATACGCGGGTCCGCGTTCGCAGGCGCCGCCGGTCGAACCGGACGAGACGTCCTGGTCGGTGCCGGTGGTGATGCCGGGTATGTGGGACTGCCACACGCACTTCAGCGGTCTGAGCGATGTGGTGAGCACAGAACGGATGATGCTGACCCGCTCGGAGGTCGCCACCGCGCGCTCGGTGGCCGACGCGGCGGTGGTGTTGCGTGCGGGGTTCACCAGCGTCCGTGAACTCGGCGGGTACGGGGTGTACCTGGCTCAGGTCATCAACGAGGGCACGGTGCCCGGTCCGTCGACCTATGCGGCGGGCCGAGTGATCAGTCCGACTGGCGGCCACTCCGACGCACACTCGCTGCCTCACGAGTGGGCGACCGATCCACAGCGCGCCAACGGGATGCTGCACCTGGCCGACGGCGTACCCGACTGTCTGCGCGCGGTCCGTCTGCAACTGAGGATGGGCGCCGAGGTGATCAAGGTGTGCACCTCAGGGGGGGTCATCAGCGAGTTGGACCACCCGGCTCACCAGCAGTTCAGCCCGGACGAACTGCGGGCAATCGTCGAGGAGGCCGACCGCGCCGACCGGGTGGTGGCCGCGCACTGTCACGGCCGGTCGGGGATCGTCGCAGCCTTGGCGGCCGGCTGCCGGACCATCGAACACGGGACCGAACTCGACGAGGAGACCGCCGTCGCGATGCGAGATGCGGACGCGATCCTGGTCCCCACCCGTACCGCCTTCGAGGGCTTCCTCGGCCAGCGGGACATCCTGCCTCCGGCAGCCCGCACCAAGCTGGAGAGACTGGAGGCGCGTCACCGCGAGGCCATGTCCATCGCCGTCGCGGCCGGGGTCCGCATCGCGCTCGGCACCGACCTGGGCACCCGCGCGTCGGACTCGCCGCTGGCCTGGGGCCGCAACGGAGGGGAGTTCGGCCACCTGGTCGCAGCGGGTCTAAGCCCACTACAGGCCATCGAGGCCGGCACCGCAACCGGTCCACTCACGCTCGGCAGGCGGGGGCCACGGTCGGGGAGGCTGGTCGAGGGCTACGACGCCGATGTCATCGCGCTGGCCGCCGACCCGTTGCACGATGTGAGCGTGCTCGCTCGCCCCGACGACATCACTCACGTGTGGAAGTACGGGGCCCTGGCCAAGGGCCCGACGGGGTATCTCGGCCAGCGCACGACCTGA
- a CDS encoding MerR family DNA-binding transcriptional regulator encodes MSGDEHGWIELLVYVTSSCRLTGDSDLGMPYLTGILGLQDDLMSTGGVLDDMSDPIGVSIGQAAALYGLVPSTLRWWEAAGVLPEPPRINGRRVYPETELRRIGLAYLCCVVGGMPLDRAALVTTGTHPNQEWRSAVREHAGVVQARIARLRSALGYLAHLTLCPDDNVVRDCEHLDEELSAHTPRGLLTEENLVMAARTLPLTPTRPRRDETTHDRDEIPAASDRCTVCAGALVQPTRGRRRIYCSSACRQVRYRTATRHPAEDLP; translated from the coding sequence ATGAGCGGTGACGAGCATGGGTGGATCGAACTCCTTGTGTACGTGACGTCGAGCTGTCGCCTGACCGGAGACAGCGACTTAGGCATGCCTTACCTGACTGGTATCTTGGGACTTCAAGATGACTTGATGTCAACAGGTGGGGTGCTGGACGACATGAGCGATCCAATCGGTGTCTCCATCGGCCAGGCCGCCGCCCTGTACGGTCTCGTCCCGTCGACCTTGCGGTGGTGGGAGGCCGCAGGCGTGCTCCCCGAGCCGCCGAGGATCAACGGACGCCGGGTCTACCCTGAGACCGAGCTGCGCCGGATTGGGCTGGCCTACCTGTGCTGCGTGGTCGGCGGTATGCCGTTGGATCGGGCAGCGCTGGTCACCACCGGTACACACCCGAACCAGGAGTGGCGATCGGCGGTACGCGAGCATGCCGGGGTGGTGCAGGCCCGTATCGCCCGGCTACGCAGCGCGCTGGGCTATCTGGCCCACCTGACCCTCTGCCCAGACGACAACGTGGTGCGCGACTGCGAGCACCTGGACGAGGAACTGAGCGCCCACACCCCGCGCGGACTCCTCACCGAGGAGAATCTGGTCATGGCTGCGCGCACACTTCCGCTGACGCCCACCCGTCCACGACGTGACGAAACAACGCACGACCGTGACGAAATTCCGGCCGCTTCGGACAGGTGCACGGTGTGCGCTGGCGCACTGGTCCAGCCCACGCGGGGACGCAGGCGGATCTACTGCTCGTCCGCCTGCAGACAAGTGCGCTACCGAACGGCTACCCGCCACCCAGCAGAAGATCTGCCGTAA
- a CDS encoding ABC transporter substrate-binding protein has product MLVTAHHRRFRVGAAVALFAFVLTACGSAADTPADAPAAQVTLPGAYGDVTVPVTDQKIWALDPSTATELLQIGVRPTHSGRFTHQNDDAFDARHDLLDREGVALVEPDKLELVVQARPALIVGAQTPDSDELVTELQKIAPVFVVKGSATWKETLTQLGQVTGHDRQAAAIVEHLAQQTAAVRTDLDKAGFTGKSVSLMSACGAGSFCAYGSGRAAGPLLAELGFTRPATHGQDKSDAEYGYTMVSEEKLGELVAPIVFVLTGSVQYGAPDPLDNPLFNVGDATVAEVDFGAWFGAASFDVPWILADIRSVLLDDGEITGRAAGPALFDELRKAAA; this is encoded by the coding sequence ATGCTCGTCACCGCTCATCACCGCCGCTTTCGCGTGGGCGCTGCGGTCGCCCTGTTCGCGTTCGTCCTCACTGCCTGCGGTTCCGCAGCCGACACCCCGGCGGACGCCCCGGCCGCGCAGGTCACGCTCCCGGGTGCGTACGGCGATGTCACCGTGCCGGTGACCGACCAGAAGATCTGGGCGCTCGACCCGAGCACAGCCACCGAACTCCTACAGATCGGGGTCCGCCCGACCCACTCCGGACGGTTCACCCATCAGAACGACGACGCCTTCGACGCCCGCCACGACCTGCTCGACCGGGAGGGGGTGGCGTTGGTCGAGCCGGACAAGCTCGAACTGGTGGTGCAGGCCAGGCCCGCCCTCATCGTCGGTGCTCAGACTCCCGACAGCGACGAGTTGGTGACGGAACTACAGAAGATCGCCCCGGTTTTCGTGGTCAAGGGCTCGGCGACGTGGAAGGAGACGCTGACCCAGCTCGGCCAGGTCACCGGACACGACCGGCAGGCCGCCGCGATCGTCGAACACCTCGCACAGCAGACCGCCGCCGTGCGGACCGACCTGGACAAGGCAGGATTCACCGGCAAGTCCGTGTCGCTGATGTCGGCCTGCGGTGCCGGCTCGTTCTGCGCCTACGGCTCCGGCCGCGCGGCTGGGCCTTTGTTGGCCGAGCTGGGGTTCACCCGACCGGCGACGCATGGCCAGGACAAGTCCGACGCCGAGTACGGCTACACGATGGTCAGTGAGGAGAAGCTCGGCGAACTCGTCGCACCGATCGTGTTCGTTCTCACCGGCTCGGTCCAGTACGGTGCGCCGGATCCGCTCGACAATCCGCTGTTCAACGTCGGCGACGCCACTGTCGCGGAGGTCGACTTCGGTGCCTGGTTCGGGGCTGCGTCCTTCGACGTGCCGTGGATCCTCGCAGACATCCGCTCGGTGCTGCTCGACGACGGAGAGATCACCGGCCGGGCTGCGGGTCCTGCCCTCTTCGACGAGCTGCGCAAGGCCGCCGCCTGA
- a CDS encoding FecCD family ABC transporter permease, with translation MISRTSPWARPLTRRTGSAERWRRLGMLLAALPVVVALSIAVGSGGIAPDTVFSVLVHPDGSEAAIIVHHLRVPRTVLAFAVGVALGMAGALMQGQTRNPLADPGLLGIEAGAALAVVLAIALLGVDHIGGYLWFALAGAGVATVAVLSIAAGRGGPDPLSLVLAGAATSALLMAFTQAFVIRDGDTIAAYRVWGAGTLLGRGIDIFYQCLPLLLLGVLLAALSAPGLNLLQLGDDVARSLGQHPVRQKVLGVGAILVLTGTATAACGPIGFIGLTVPHVARALCGVDYRWIVAFSGLLGGMLLILADTIGRVIALPSEVQVGVVMALIGSPVFVLVVRRSRLVTI, from the coding sequence ATGATCTCCCGCACGAGCCCGTGGGCGCGTCCGCTGACTCGGCGTACCGGCTCCGCAGAGCGGTGGCGCCGGCTCGGCATGTTGCTCGCCGCGCTTCCCGTCGTCGTCGCACTCAGCATCGCGGTCGGCTCCGGCGGGATCGCACCCGACACCGTGTTCTCCGTCCTGGTCCACCCAGACGGTAGCGAGGCGGCGATCATCGTGCATCACCTGCGTGTGCCACGCACCGTGCTCGCCTTCGCGGTCGGGGTGGCACTCGGCATGGCGGGAGCACTGATGCAGGGGCAGACCCGAAACCCGTTGGCCGACCCCGGCCTGTTGGGTATCGAGGCGGGTGCAGCACTGGCCGTGGTACTCGCCATCGCCCTGCTCGGCGTCGACCACATTGGCGGCTACCTGTGGTTCGCGCTGGCCGGGGCCGGGGTGGCCACGGTGGCCGTACTCTCCATCGCGGCGGGGCGCGGTGGTCCAGACCCGCTGTCGCTGGTCCTCGCCGGGGCGGCGACCAGCGCGCTACTGATGGCTTTCACCCAAGCATTCGTCATACGCGATGGCGACACGATCGCCGCCTACCGCGTCTGGGGCGCGGGGACCCTCCTCGGCCGTGGGATCGACATCTTTTACCAGTGTCTGCCGCTGTTACTGCTCGGCGTGCTGCTGGCGGCGTTGAGCGCACCCGGGCTCAACCTGCTGCAACTCGGCGACGACGTCGCCCGGTCGTTGGGCCAGCATCCGGTACGGCAGAAGGTCCTGGGCGTCGGCGCCATCCTCGTGCTCACCGGGACGGCTACGGCGGCGTGTGGGCCGATCGGGTTTATCGGCCTCACCGTCCCACACGTGGCCCGTGCCCTGTGCGGCGTCGACTACCGGTGGATCGTCGCCTTCTCGGGTCTACTCGGAGGGATGCTGCTCATCCTCGCCGACACCATCGGCCGGGTCATCGCGCTGCCGTCGGAAGTGCAGGTCGGTGTCGTCATGGCGCTCATCGGCAGTCCGGTCTTCGTCCTTGTCGTCCGTCGTAGCCGACTGGTGACGATATGA
- a CDS encoding FecCD family ABC transporter permease, with amino-acid sequence MRAHLALRFGPASLVASARVVATTFAAATLLVILVAADLGTGDVEIGLLAALRALLVAEDPNALLVREFRLPQTTVAVLVGAALGLSGALTQTFARNPLASPDILGVTRGAALAAVVVIVGATPGGYGAGLVEGTMQRVGLMPAALAGGLASAGLLWILGWRRGLDPRRLVLVGIAVGAVLTALTQWLLVVASVEDAASAQVWLFGTLNGRGWDHALPVAVVLVVVFPLALLLVRHLNTIQLGDDAARGLGVRLQRVQALTLLAAVLLAAAAVSAVGPLDFVAFAVPQIALRLTGGSRPPLVASMVCGACLVVAADLVCRSVLPAGVPAGVVTAAVGAPYLIWLLIRANRRNSV; translated from the coding sequence ATGAGGGCTCACCTCGCGCTGCGCTTCGGCCCAGCGTCCCTGGTGGCGTCCGCGCGCGTCGTCGCCACCACCTTCGCCGCCGCGACGTTGCTGGTCATTCTTGTCGCCGCCGACCTCGGCACCGGTGACGTCGAGATCGGCCTTCTCGCCGCGTTGCGCGCGCTCCTGGTGGCCGAGGACCCCAACGCACTGCTCGTCCGGGAGTTCCGTCTGCCACAGACCACGGTGGCGGTCCTGGTCGGAGCCGCGCTCGGCCTCTCCGGTGCGCTCACCCAGACCTTCGCCCGCAATCCGCTGGCCAGTCCGGACATCCTGGGTGTCACCCGGGGCGCGGCGCTGGCCGCCGTTGTGGTGATCGTCGGTGCGACGCCCGGCGGCTACGGTGCGGGCCTGGTCGAGGGCACCATGCAACGGGTGGGGCTGATGCCCGCAGCGCTGGCGGGCGGCCTCGCCTCGGCCGGGCTCCTGTGGATCCTGGGCTGGCGGCGAGGGCTGGACCCACGCCGGCTGGTGCTGGTCGGAATCGCTGTCGGGGCCGTGCTGACGGCCCTGACCCAATGGTTGCTGGTGGTCGCCAGCGTCGAGGACGCGGCCAGCGCCCAGGTGTGGCTGTTCGGCACCCTCAACGGCCGTGGCTGGGACCACGCACTTCCGGTCGCCGTCGTCCTCGTCGTGGTGTTTCCGCTCGCGCTGTTGCTCGTTCGGCATCTGAACACCATTCAGCTCGGCGATGACGCCGCACGAGGTCTCGGTGTGCGGCTACAGCGTGTCCAGGCGCTCACCCTGTTGGCTGCCGTGCTGCTCGCCGCGGCTGCGGTCTCCGCGGTCGGGCCGTTGGACTTCGTGGCGTTCGCTGTGCCGCAGATCGCGTTGCGCCTCACCGGGGGATCCCGGCCCCCATTGGTCGCCTCGATGGTCTGTGGCGCCTGCTTGGTCGTCGCCGCCGACCTGGTGTGCCGTTCCGTCCTGCCCGCAGGTGTGCCAGCCGGCGTCGTGACCGCTGCCGTCGGGGCACCGTACCTGATCTGGCTCCTGATCCGTGCCAACCGGAGGAACAGCGTATGA